CCTCAGGCGGGGTGGGCAACTTCGCAATCGGGCGCGCGCGCCGGCCCGTATACTCCGCTGTGATTGCATGAAAGGGCTTATTCTCGCCGCTGGGCGCGGCAGTCGTCTTCTTCCCATCAGCGCCACACGGGCCAAACATGCCGTGCCGGTGGCCGGCGTGCCCATCGTTGCGCGGGCGGTACAGGCCCTGCGGGACGCGGGTATTCAGGACATCGGCATTGTCACCAGTCCGTCCTCAGAGACAGACCTGCGCGACGCCACGCAGGACAGCGGGCACCTGACGTTTATCCGCCAGAGCGAGGCCCTGGGCACCGGGCACGCTGTGCTGGCCGCCCACGCCTTTTTAGAGCATCAGCCCACGCTGCTGTACCTGGGCGACAACCTGTTTCAGGACAACCTCAGCCCCCTGGTCGCGGCCCTGCGGGGCGCCGAGGCGGCCCTGGGGGTCAAGGCGGTGCCCAACCCCCAGGCCTACGGGGTGGCGGTGGTGCAGCACGGGCGGCTGCAGCGGCTGGTGGAAAAACCGCGCAAGCCCGAGAGCAACCTGGCGGCCTGTGGGGTCTTTGCCTTTCAGCCCCACTTGCTGGAGCATGTGGCCGAACTGGCCCCCAGTGACCGGGGCGAGATTGAATTTCCGCAGGCCCTGACCCGGCTGATGGCAGCGGGCGGCACGGTGCGCGCCGTGGAATTCAGCGGCTTCTGGTCCGACGCCGGCACCCCCGACGACCTGCTGGCGGCCAACACCCACTTTCTGGCGCAGCAGCGTCCGCGCGTGGAGGGCCGCGCCGAGCGCAGCGTGATCACCGGCAACGTGGTCATTGAGGCCGGCGCGCTGGTCGAAGACAGCGTGATCACCGGCCCGGTGTGGATTGGCCCGCACGCGCTGGTGCGCGGCGCTACCCTGGGGCCTTTCGTGAGCATCGGCGCGCACGCCCGGGTGGACACGGCGCGGCTGCACGGCGCCCTGGTGGATGAATTCGCCCGCATTCTGCACCCCAGCCGCCCGCTGAGCCGGGTGCTGATTGGCCGCCACGCCCTGGTGTCGGCGCCCAGCGAATCGGGCCTGCAGCTGGTGATGGGTGACCGCAGCGTGGTGCGGATCTAAAGGTCAGGCGCAGCTCGTCCACACTTGCCACGGCGCCGCGCGCCGTAGAGTGCGGGGTATGACACAGTCCAGGGACAGCGCCAGCAGCGGCGAGGGGCGGCCCGAGGGCGCCCGCAGTGAGGTGCTGATCAGCGGCGTGGACACTGGCCCGCCCGAACAGGAGCGCGCCAACCTGTCGCCCACCGAGGACCAGGCGCGCTTTCAGCCGGCCCACCCGGCCCACGAACCCACCGACGAGGACGGCTAAAGCCAGCCAGCTGTGCCCATACGCTAAACTGCCCTCTGCACGCGCCCCCGATGGTCTTTTCGAGCGGGCGCAGTTTTCACGCAAGGAGAGTTTTCAGCATGGCCGGTCACAGCAAATGGTCTCAGATCAAGCGCAAGAAGGGTGCCAACGACAGCAAACGCAGCGCGATGTACTCCAAGCACATCCGCGCCATTCAGGCCGCCGTCCGCTCGGGCGGCAGCGGCGACCCCGCCGGCAACCTCAGCCTGAAAAATGCCATTGCCGCCGCCAAAAGCGCCACCGTTCCGGTGGACAACATTGAAAACGCCATCAAGCGCGCGGTGGGTGCGGGCGAGGGCGCGGCCGACTACAAGGACGTGACCTACGAGGGCTACGGCCCCGGGGGCACAGCCATCTTCATTGAGACGCTGACCGACAACGTGAACCGCACGGTGGCCGACATCCGCGCGGTGTTCAACAAGCGCGGCGGTTCTCTGGGCACCAACGGCAGTGTGGCGTGGCAGTTCGAGAAAAAGGGCGTGCTGCTGCTGAAAGACACCAGCGAGCAGGCTCAGGAAACCGCCATTGAGCACGGCGCCGAGGATATTCAGGAGTCCGAGGACGGCCTGGAAATCAGCACGGGCCCCAACGACCTGTACGCCGTGCAGGACGCCCTGGCCGCCGCCGGCTTCACGGTCGAAAGCGCCGAGGTGGCCATGCTCCCCAGCAACACCGTGGCCGTCAGCGGCGACGACGCCAAAAAACTTCTGACCCTGATTGACGCCTTAGAAGACCTCGACGACGTGCAGAACGTGTACTCGAACGCGGAGTTCCCGGAAGAAGAGTAGAGGGTGAACGGTTGATGGTTGATGGAGCACTGCTTTTTCCATCAACCATCAACCCTTTGCCATCAACCTCAAAGCACCAGGGCCTGCGCCGTTCCCCCCAAACGGTCCCACAGGGTAAAGGCGGCGCGGGCGCCGGGGCGGATCACGCCCTCGTCGGTCCAGCCGGCGGCCAGGGCGGGGCCGTGGGTGTGGGCGCGCAGCACGTCCAGCTCCGTGAGGGCCTGCTCTGGGGCGAGGCGCTCGCCCCCGTCGTCCACGCGGGTGAGGGCGGCGGCGAAGTTGGCGCGGTAGTCCGGCGGGGCCACCGGGGCGTCGCTGCCAAAGGCCAGCACGGCGCCGGCGTCCTGCAGCGCCTTGAAGGCGTAGCTCTGGGCCTGCAGGTGCGGCAGCAGCGTGCGGATCATGGGGCCGTCGGCCTGCAGGTGAATGGGCTGAACGCTGGCGGTCAGGCCCTGAAAGCGGGGGATGTCCTGGGGGCGCAGATGCTGGGCATGTTCAACGCGCAGGCGCACGCCCCGCTGCCGGGCGAGCCCCCGCAGGTCGTCGTAGGCGTTCAGGACTTCGGTGTTGGCGCGGTCGCCAATGGCGTGGGTGACCGGGGTCAGGCCCAGGTGCAGCGCCTCGCGGCCCCGTTCGCGGATCAACTCCGGCGGGTCCAGCGGAATGCCGGTGCCCGAGCCGTCGGCAAAGCCTGGGGCGTGCAGCCACGCGGTGCGGCTGCCCAGGGCACCGTCGGCAAAGAACTTCACGCCGCCCCACTGAAACAGCCCGCCCGGCGTGCGGCGCAGGCCCAGCCCCCGCGCCAGTTCCAGGCGGTCATGCGGCAGGCAGGCCCACACCCGCAGGGGCAACTCGCCGGCGTCGGCCAGGGCCTGCAGGGCGCGCGGCGCTTCGGGGGCTTCAAAGGCCATGGTGTGTGCGCTGACATACCCCCGCGCGGCCAGGTCCTGGGCCCCAGCGCGGGCGGCGGCCAGATACTGCGCCTCGCTGGGCGGCGGGATCACGGCCTCCACCAGCCCCGAGGCGTGCTCCAGCAGGCAGCCCAGGGGCCGCACAATCTTGCCGCCCTCGGGGTCCGGCGTGTCCTCGTGGATGCCCGCCGCCCGCAGCGCCGCCGAGTTCGCCCAGGCCATGTGCAGGTCGCGCGAGTACAGCAGCACCGGGTGGTGTGGGCTCACCTCGTCCAGCAGGGCCGCTGAAGGGTAGTCGCCCAGGCCCAGTTCGGACAGCAGAAAGCCCCCACCGCGAATCCACTCTCCCTGGGGCGTGTTCAGCACGCGCTGGCCCACCTTCGCCTGCACCTCGGCCACGCCCCGCGCGCCGTGCAGGTTCAGCTGCCCCAGGGAAAAGCCGTAGGCCACCAGATGAATGTGCGCCTCCGAGAGCCCCGGGGTCAGCAGCAGGTCGCGGTGGTCGCGCACCTCGGCGCGGGGGGCCAGGGCGCGCAGGTGCTCGCGCGTGCCCACCGCCAGCACGCGGCCGGCGCCCACCAGCACCGCGTCGGCGTTCGGGTGCTGGGGGTCCAGGGTCAGGGCACGGGCCTGCAGCAGGGTCAGCGGCGCGGGGGCCGCCGGGGTGGGCTGGGTCATGGGCGGCAGCGTAGTGCATTGGGCGGGTCGGGTGTTGGGCTGGCCTTTATTTCTGGCGCCAGGGCCGCCCGGTTTCGTAATACACTCACGCCATGCCCCGCATCCTCGTGGTGGATGACGACGCCGCCATCCTCAAGCTTGTCAGCGTGATTCTGTCCCGCGCCGGGCACGAGGTGCGCACCAGCACCCACCCGGTCGAGGCCCTGGACCTGCTGAAGGTCTTTACCCCCGATCTGGTCATCAGCGACGTGGTGATGCCGTATATGACCGGCCTGGAATTTCTGGAAAAGGTGCGGGCCCACGAGCAGCTGTCCGCCATTCCGTTCATGCTGCTTTCCAGCCACGCCGAACGCGGCGACGTGCGGCGCGGCATGAACCTGGGCGCCGACGACTACCTGCCCAAGCCCTTTACCCCCCAGGACCTGACCACCGCCATTGACGCCCGCCTGAGGCGCGCGGGCCTGACCCTGCAGGGCGAAAGCGGCATGCAGGCCAAGGGCCTGGGCACCGCGCAGGTGGTGTGGAAGGGCAGCGCGGTGTCGTGGGTGAGCCGCAAGGCGCTGGAGCTGTTCTTTTATCTGCTGGAACACAAGGAAGTCACCAGCTGGGAAGCCGCCGAGGCCCTGTGGCCCGAGAAGGACGAGGCCCGCGCCAGCAGCCTGTTTCACACCACCCTGCACCGCTTGCGCCGCAGCCTGAGCAACGAGGCGGTGGTGAGCGCCAACCGCCGCTACGCCCTGAACGCCGACCTGAACCCCGAATACGACGTGCAGCGCTTTGAACTGCTGGCCGCCCAGGCCGAACAGGGCAGCCTGGGGCTGGAAGAACTGCGCGAACTGGTCACCCAGTACGGCCAGTTTCTGCCCGGCACCGACAGCCCCTGGGCCGACGACGTGCGCGCCCGCCTGGAGCAAAAGCAGCTGAGCCTGCTGGGCATTGCCGCCCGCGCCGCCACCCTGGCCGGACGCGACCGCGACGCAGCGCAGTTTCACCAGCGGGCTCTGGCCATTGACCCCATGAGCGAGAGTGACTGGCAGGGCCTGGCCCGCGCGCTGGACACCATTGGCGATCCCCGGGCGCGGCTGGCTGCCCAGCGGGAAGCGTGGTGGGCGGTGGATCTGGATTAAGGAACAAGGGGGGGCCGCCGGCACACAGGTGCAGCGGCCCCTGCCTCATTTGCGGCGCGCGGGGTCAGGCCTCTTGGGTACCCTGAATGCACAACCGGTCAGGAGGTTCCCCATGTTTTCCCCAGAACAACGACTGAGCAACGACGGCGGCAAGCCCGCACCCAAGCCCCAGCAGCCCGCCGCGCCCATGGCCCTGAAAAAAGCCCCCAAGAAATGGGAACGCACCTTTGTGGGCAAGGGCAAGGACGTGAAGTTTCAGCTGCGCATTATCCGCGATGAAGGCGGGCGCCTGATTGGCCGCTATATGGCCACCCCAGGGAGCGGGGCGGGGTGGCACGTCGAGGGCGTGATCCGCGAGGACAACACCTTCGTGCTGAAAGGCACCGACAACAACGCCGAATTTGCCGGCCAATTCAGCCCCGACGGTAAAAAGATCACCACCAGCTTCAACAACAAGACTTCGAACGGTGAATTCAAGGTCGAGAGTATGCAGATGGGTTTTGTGGTGATGCCTCCGAGGGTGGCGCCAAAACCGACCCAGCAAAACTCAGAACCCAATACTCAGGGACCTGGAGTATCGGGGCAAGGCGGACAACAAAATGATTCAAATATTATGAGTTGGGAAGAGACCATATCACAAGAGATGAGGAATAAGCTTCCAGCCTTAGCAGAGCCAGGATTCTTGAAGGAATTACAAGGTCTATGCACAAGATTGGGCATTCCACGAGACCTACTTCTAGCAGTGATGGCATTTGAGTCTGCAGATGCTCAACATGGGACTCGCGGTTTGGATCCGACTGCCGATAATGGACTAGGCTACTATGGCTTAATTCAGTTTGGGGCTGCAGCCGCAAGGGATTTAGGTATAGTCGATCCAAAAAAGTTTGCAACGATGTCCGCCACACAGCAATTACCCTATGTAGAAATTTTCTTGAAACAGCATGGGGTTCTCAAGGCTGTGGAAAAGGCCAAGCTAGAGAAAAGAAATATAACTCTTGAAGAAATTTATATGAGTATTTTGGCTGGTAGCTCATCGGCGGCATATCGCCCCGTTTGGAAGACGAGATCAGCTAGTCCCGATGGTTATGACAATAACTCAGGCTTGGATAGCAATAATGATAAGCAGATTACTCCCACAGAGGCTGCCGATGCAGTAAGACTACATTGGAGAGATGTGTTCGGTAATAATATCGACAGCAGAAGCAGGAACATAGAAAGAGTATGGTATAACGAACTCAATCCAAGGAATGGAAAACTTGAAAGGAAGTGGAAGGTTAAGGAACACGACACTGTATTTTCAGAGAAACTCAACCCTACTTTTGGGCCGATCACACAAAACCCTACCCAGAACAATTCTCAACCAAGCACTACTGGGGCTGCAACATTTAAATTGCCTTCTGCAGCACGAAAAAGGGAGATCGTTCAACAGCAGGATTGGGGAGCAGAAATAGGCTCCTTAGATGGAGTGGCGGCATACTATAACGATGGTCGAAAGGACGCCAACGAACAAGCGGAAGGTAATAGAAATTACTCCAAAGATGGAAAAAACTATGAATATGGACTTAAATGGCAGTGTGTAGAGTACGTTCGTAGATACTATTACGATGTATTAGATGTTAAATTTGTTCCTAGATCCGGCGATGCGCAAGATTATTTTGATAAATCAACACCGGATGGCTCTACTAACCCCGCAAGAAGCCTAAGGCAGTTTAAAAGTGGTGGTCGAGAGAAGCCTAAATATCAAGACCTCATAATATTTGGACCGAACAAATACTCAGGGTATGGGCACGTAGCAATTGTTGCGGCAGTTACGGAAAATAAAATCACGATAGCGCAACAGAATGTGGGCACCTTGTTCAAGCAAGATATTGATTTAGAAACGTTTACATCGGGCGGAGTGAAAAGATATAGACTTGGCAAGGATTTTGCAGATCTTAACTTGTTCGGCTGGTTACGCAAATGAGAAGGTCACTTCCTCTTCTAATTCTACTAGCTGGCTGCTCAAATGCCGTCAACATGAGTCCTTTATATAATATTTCAGAAATAAAATATTCTTCATTTTGCAAGATATATCAATGTAGATTGAAGTATTCGCAGAATAATATATATATATTCGCCTTATCTCATAATAAGATAAGGCCAGGAAGCGAGCTCTATGTAAATTTGAACCGCTATTACTTGAACAGATTCGCAATTGACCTTCCTAAACGAAGCCTACTCAATGGACCAACTCCAGACGAATCTGTTATGCTTAAGAGCTTTTTTAGTTGGATGGGACTTCCCAACTTAGACCTCAAAAAGGACATTTTAGCTTCTTCGGCTCTTGTCGATCAAGAGACTGTAGATTATGCCGAGATACGCAAATATGTTTTCAAAGACGTTAAAATGTCGGCATATATAAAAAGCTCGCCTGATTCATCTCTGAATGTCGATAAGGGCAGACTCACATATGGAGTTATGCCCTCTGGAGATTTCCCACCTTCACGCTAGACTCTCCCCTATGTCCACCCCGCTCTCCACGGCCCAGATTCGCGAGAAGTACCTGCAATTCTTCGAAAGCAAGGGGCACCTGCGCCTGCCCAGCCACTCCACGGTGGCACCCGATCCCACCACCCTCTTCACCGTGGCGGGCATGCAGCCCTTCAAGGCACAGTTCATGGGAGCGCCAGCGGTCTTTGATGGCGTAGCCAGCAAGCGCGTGACCACGGCGCAGAAGTGCCTGCGTATTGGCGACATTGAGAACGTGGGGCGCACGCTGCGCCACTGCTCGCTGCTGGAAATGCTGGGGAACTTCAGCTTTGGGGACTACTTCAAGCGCGAGGCCCTGACCTGGGCCTGGGAATTCCTGACCAGCGCGGACTGGATGGGCCTGGACCCCAGCAAGCTGCACGCCACGATTTACCAGGATGACGAGGAAGCCTTCGCCATCTGGACCCAGGAGATTGGTCTGCCCCCCGAGCGGATTCTGCGCTTTGGGGCCGACGAGAACTTCTGGCCGGCAGACGCACCCAAGGAAGGCCCGAACGGGCCCTGCGGTCCGTGCAGCGAGATCTTCTATGACCGTGGCCCCAAATACGGCGACGACACCTGGGCCGAGTACGCCGACACCCGCGAGAGCGCCCGCTTTCTGGAAATCTGGAACTGCGTGTTCCCCCAGTATGACCGCCAGGACCCACTGCCCGACGGCACCCCGGTCCTGAAGGACTTGCCGTTCAAGAACATTGACACCGGCATGGGCCTGGAGCGCATTGCGACGGTCGTGCAGGATGTGTACGACTTCTACAGCAACGACGTGTTCGCGCCCGTCATCGCCAAGGTGGCAGAGCTGAGCGGCCAGCCCTACGAGGGGCCGCAGAACGTGTCGCACCGCGTGGTGGCCGAGCACACCCGTTCGGTGAGCATGGTGATCGCCGATGGTTCGGCGCCCAGCAACACCGGGCGCGGCTATGTGGTGCGCAAGATTCTGCGCCGCGCCTCGCGCCACGCCTACCTGCTGGGCCTGCGTGAGCCCAGCCTGTACCAGCTAGTGCCCCTGGTGGTCGAGCGCATGGGCGAGGCCTACCCCGAACTGCGCGAGCACCAGGCCAAGATAGAAGCCACCATCCGCGCCGAGGAAGAGCGCTTCCTGAAGACGCTGGAGGGCGGCATTCAGCGCCTGGGCGGCCTGCTGAGCGGCATGCAGCGGGGCGATGTGCTGTCGGGCGAGCACGCCTTCGTGCTGTACGACACCTACGGCTTCCCGGTGGACCTGACCAAGGAAATTGCCGAGGAATACGGCATCACCGTGGACGAAGCCGGGTACGCCGAGAGCCTGGAAAACGCCCAGAACATTGCCCGCGCAGGCAGCAAGTATGGCAAATCCGAGCTGTTCGGCAGCAACCAGGAGGCCCTGGACGGCCTCTCCCCCACCGAATTCGTGGGCTACGACGACTTGCAGGCCGAAGGGCAGGTGCTGGCGCTGGTGGGCGCGGGCGAGCGCCTGGAGCATCTGGCGGCGGGCAGCGAGGCCACCGTGGTCCTGTCGCGCACCCCCTTCTACGCCGAGGGCGGCGGCGAGGTGGGCGACACCGGGCGCCTGGAGTGGGAAGGCGGCGCTGGCCTGGTGCGCGACACCCGCAAGACGCCCCAGGGTGTGTTCCTGCACGACGTGCTGGTGGAGGAAGGCGAGTTGCGCGGCGGCATGACTGTGCGCGGCGTGGTGTCTGGTGAGCGGCAGGCCATCCAGCGCCACCACACCGCCACCCACCTGCTGCACGCGGCGCTGCAGGCGGTCCTGGGCAGCGGCGTGGCCCAGAAGGGCTCGCTGGTGGCCGCCGACCGCCTGCGCTTTGACTTCTCGCACGGGGCAGCCCTGAGGGCCGATGAACTGGCCGCTGTGGAAACGCTGGTGAGCCGCTGGATCAGCGCAAACTTCGCGGTGTCGTGGCAGGAGATGCCCATTGCCCAGGCCAAGGCCGCCGGGGCCACCGCCCTGTTCGGCGAGAAATACGGCGAGACCGTGCGCGTCGTGAGCGTGGAAGGCGACGTGAGCTACCACGGCCAGCCCGTGAGCAGCAAGGAGCTGTGCGGCGGGGCCCATGTGCGCCGCACCGGCGACATTGGCGCGTTCGTGCTGCTGAGTGACGAGAACGTGGCGGCGGGCGTGCGCCGCGTGGAGGCCCTGGCGGGCGAGGCCGCCACCGCCTGGGTGCGCGAGCGCCTGAACGCCGCCGCGAAGGTGGCGGGCCTGCTGAACACCAGCCCCGAGGGCCTGGAAGCGCGGGTGTCTGGCCTGCAGGGCCAGTTGAAGACCGCCGAGAAAGAGGTGGCCGCCGTCAAGCGCCAGCTGGCCGAGGCCCAGATGGGCGGTGGGAGCGCAGCGGCCCAGACCCGTGAACTGGGCGGGTTCCAGGTGGCCGCGCTGAAACTGGCGGGCATTGAAGGCAACGAACTGCGCGCCGCCGCCGACAAGCTGCTGGACCAGAGCGGCGCCGATCTGGTGGTCGTGGCCGGTGACAAGGGGCTGGTCGTGAAGGCCACCAAGGCCGCCGTGGGCCGGGGCGCACACGCCGGGCAGCTGATCGGCAAGCTGGCGGCGGCCGGCGGCGGCAAGGGCGGCGGCCGCCCGGATATGGCCCAGGCCGGCATTACCGACGCCGAGGCGGCGCTGGGGGCGCTGGACGGGGCGTTCTAAGGAAAGATTCCTTCACCCCTCTCTGGCGGGAGGCCCGCTGCAAGTGGCTCTGCGCGGCTCCCCAGGAGAGAGGGTCGAAAAGAAGAATTCAGAGCGACCCCGGGGACACACCCGGGGTCGCTCTGAATTGGCGTGGGCGAAATGACGACGCCGACCGCTTGTTGACCCTGGGGTGGCACGGCTCCCCGCGCTGGGCCATGAGCGAACAAGCCCTCATGGCCCAAAGCCCATGGCTCATGGCCCCTCCCCCTACCGCAACTGCTCCAGAATCGTGGGATCCTGAATCTTGCGGTCCTCGGCCAGCAGCAGCACCTTGCTGACCACCTCGGCCGTTTTGGGATCGGGGTCGGCAAAGGGGAGGAAAATCCGGCCCTGGTGCTGATTGTGCACCGGCACGATGCACAGGAAGCCCCCCGGCTGGCGGTGAACGGTGCCGCTGCCCAGATGAACGGTGTAGCGGGCGTGGTGGCCGTCAATCAGGGCGTGGTCGTTCTCCAGGCGCACGTTGCCCAGCTTCAGCAGGCGCAGCGTTTCGCGCAGCAGGGCGGCGCGCATCTCGGTGGTGCTCTGGCTGGCTTCGGGGTCCACGCCGCCCACATGGGCCACGCTGACCACCAGGTCCAGGTCGCGCATGGTTTCGCTGAACACGCGCGGCGGGACTTCTGCCAGGGGCAGGGGTTCCGTGGCGCCGGGGCGCAGGAAATACGCGGCGTGCAGGGGCGCGCCTTCCACCTCGTTGGGGGTGCCGTAGCCCACGCTGGTGTCCACCCAGACGCTCAGGCCCTCGGCATGCCACGTCTTGCGCACGCCTTCTTCAGGGACCGCCACCCAGCCGCGCGTTTTGAACAGGGCCGCCGCCTTGCCGGGCTGGACGTGGTGGCCGTCGTATCGGGTGGTGCGGCGGGCGCCCTGCTCGGCCCCAGTGAGGGGGTAATACTCGCGGAAGGCCTGCTTGAAGGGCTGCGTCACGCCGCGCGTCATGATGTCCTGCTGAAGCTGCGGCCACTGCCCGCCCACGAACAGGTCATGCGGGTGCGCCAGGCGCAGGGCGTGGTCGGCCAGGGGGACGGGACCGCCGGGCGTGTCCAGCGCGTCTCCCTGCCACCAGCCCACGGCGGCCTCGTTCAGCACCCACAGCAGCGAGCGCAGCATGGGCGCAATCACCGGGTGCCCGGCCAGGTCGCGCAGTTCCTGGGGGGTAAAGAGGTCGCCGCGCACCATCG
Above is a window of Deinococcus multiflagellatus DNA encoding:
- a CDS encoding amidohydrolase; this translates as MTQPTPAAPAPLTLLQARALTLDPQHPNADAVLVGAGRVLAVGTREHLRALAPRAEVRDHRDLLLTPGLSEAHIHLVAYGFSLGQLNLHGARGVAEVQAKVGQRVLNTPQGEWIRGGGFLLSELGLGDYPSAALLDEVSPHHPVLLYSRDLHMAWANSAALRAAGIHEDTPDPEGGKIVRPLGCLLEHASGLVEAVIPPPSEAQYLAAARAGAQDLAARGYVSAHTMAFEAPEAPRALQALADAGELPLRVWACLPHDRLELARGLGLRRTPGGLFQWGGVKFFADGALGSRTAWLHAPGFADGSGTGIPLDPPELIRERGREALHLGLTPVTHAIGDRANTEVLNAYDDLRGLARQRGVRLRVEHAQHLRPQDIPRFQGLTASVQPIHLQADGPMIRTLLPHLQAQSYAFKALQDAGAVLAFGSDAPVAPPDYRANFAAALTRVDDGGERLAPEQALTELDVLRAHTHGPALAAGWTDEGVIRPGARAAFTLWDRLGGTAQALVL
- a CDS encoding response regulator, translated to MPRILVVDDDAAILKLVSVILSRAGHEVRTSTHPVEALDLLKVFTPDLVISDVVMPYMTGLEFLEKVRAHEQLSAIPFMLLSSHAERGDVRRGMNLGADDYLPKPFTPQDLTTAIDARLRRAGLTLQGESGMQAKGLGTAQVVWKGSAVSWVSRKALELFFYLLEHKEVTSWEAAEALWPEKDEARASSLFHTTLHRLRRSLSNEAVVSANRRYALNADLNPEYDVQRFELLAAQAEQGSLGLEELRELVTQYGQFLPGTDSPWADDVRARLEQKQLSLLGIAARAATLAGRDRDAAQFHQRALAIDPMSESDWQGLARALDTIGDPRARLAAQREAWWAVDLD
- a CDS encoding CHAP domain-containing protein; amino-acid sequence: MFSPEQRLSNDGGKPAPKPQQPAAPMALKKAPKKWERTFVGKGKDVKFQLRIIRDEGGRLIGRYMATPGSGAGWHVEGVIREDNTFVLKGTDNNAEFAGQFSPDGKKITTSFNNKTSNGEFKVESMQMGFVVMPPRVAPKPTQQNSEPNTQGPGVSGQGGQQNDSNIMSWEETISQEMRNKLPALAEPGFLKELQGLCTRLGIPRDLLLAVMAFESADAQHGTRGLDPTADNGLGYYGLIQFGAAAARDLGIVDPKKFATMSATQQLPYVEIFLKQHGVLKAVEKAKLEKRNITLEEIYMSILAGSSSAAYRPVWKTRSASPDGYDNNSGLDSNNDKQITPTEAADAVRLHWRDVFGNNIDSRSRNIERVWYNELNPRNGKLERKWKVKEHDTVFSEKLNPTFGPITQNPTQNNSQPSTTGAATFKLPSAARKREIVQQQDWGAEIGSLDGVAAYYNDGRKDANEQAEGNRNYSKDGKNYEYGLKWQCVEYVRRYYYDVLDVKFVPRSGDAQDYFDKSTPDGSTNPARSLRQFKSGGREKPKYQDLIIFGPNKYSGYGHVAIVAAVTENKITIAQQNVGTLFKQDIDLETFTSGGVKRYRLGKDFADLNLFGWLRK
- a CDS encoding sugar phosphate nucleotidyltransferase: MKGLILAAGRGSRLLPISATRAKHAVPVAGVPIVARAVQALRDAGIQDIGIVTSPSSETDLRDATQDSGHLTFIRQSEALGTGHAVLAAHAFLEHQPTLLYLGDNLFQDNLSPLVAALRGAEAALGVKAVPNPQAYGVAVVQHGRLQRLVEKPRKPESNLAACGVFAFQPHLLEHVAELAPSDRGEIEFPQALTRLMAAGGTVRAVEFSGFWSDAGTPDDLLAANTHFLAQQRPRVEGRAERSVITGNVVIEAGALVEDSVITGPVWIGPHALVRGATLGPFVSIGAHARVDTARLHGALVDEFARILHPSRPLSRVLIGRHALVSAPSESGLQLVMGDRSVVRI
- a CDS encoding YebC/PmpR family DNA-binding transcriptional regulator, with the translated sequence MAGHSKWSQIKRKKGANDSKRSAMYSKHIRAIQAAVRSGGSGDPAGNLSLKNAIAAAKSATVPVDNIENAIKRAVGAGEGAADYKDVTYEGYGPGGTAIFIETLTDNVNRTVADIRAVFNKRGGSLGTNGSVAWQFEKKGVLLLKDTSEQAQETAIEHGAEDIQESEDGLEISTGPNDLYAVQDALAAAGFTVESAEVAMLPSNTVAVSGDDAKKLLTLIDALEDLDDVQNVYSNAEFPEEE
- the alaS gene encoding alanine--tRNA ligase, with the protein product MSTPLSTAQIREKYLQFFESKGHLRLPSHSTVAPDPTTLFTVAGMQPFKAQFMGAPAVFDGVASKRVTTAQKCLRIGDIENVGRTLRHCSLLEMLGNFSFGDYFKREALTWAWEFLTSADWMGLDPSKLHATIYQDDEEAFAIWTQEIGLPPERILRFGADENFWPADAPKEGPNGPCGPCSEIFYDRGPKYGDDTWAEYADTRESARFLEIWNCVFPQYDRQDPLPDGTPVLKDLPFKNIDTGMGLERIATVVQDVYDFYSNDVFAPVIAKVAELSGQPYEGPQNVSHRVVAEHTRSVSMVIADGSAPSNTGRGYVVRKILRRASRHAYLLGLREPSLYQLVPLVVERMGEAYPELREHQAKIEATIRAEEERFLKTLEGGIQRLGGLLSGMQRGDVLSGEHAFVLYDTYGFPVDLTKEIAEEYGITVDEAGYAESLENAQNIARAGSKYGKSELFGSNQEALDGLSPTEFVGYDDLQAEGQVLALVGAGERLEHLAAGSEATVVLSRTPFYAEGGGEVGDTGRLEWEGGAGLVRDTRKTPQGVFLHDVLVEEGELRGGMTVRGVVSGERQAIQRHHTATHLLHAALQAVLGSGVAQKGSLVAADRLRFDFSHGAALRADELAAVETLVSRWISANFAVSWQEMPIAQAKAAGATALFGEKYGETVRVVSVEGDVSYHGQPVSSKELCGGAHVRRTGDIGAFVLLSDENVAAGVRRVEALAGEAATAWVRERLNAAAKVAGLLNTSPEGLEARVSGLQGQLKTAEKEVAAVKRQLAEAQMGGGSAAAQTRELGGFQVAALKLAGIEGNELRAAADKLLDQSGADLVVVAGDKGLVVKATKAAVGRGAHAGQLIGKLAAAGGGKGGGRPDMAQAGITDAEAALGALDGAF